A genomic window from Archaeoglobus neptunius includes:
- a CDS encoding type IV pilin: MGRWIKDGKAVSPVVGVMLMLVVTVVLAAVVSSYGSGISGDMKSKAPTATFKVRVARDVPSGMPGYVVSYVEIKQTGGDPIPTDQLKIVTINPDAYGSKKIMEVLPKSGNTHYYTNWGGWKNGTSPYLNDVSKGYFGNNPAVDFGNYTIASGLTMTADWYNNYPQAKWNATLGSYELNKAIDANAGNVTGFCAMFADCWNVTPGHFVTVKIVHTPTGSVIWQKDIMVEG; this comes from the coding sequence ATGGGAAGATGGATAAAAGACGGAAAGGCTGTCTCACCAGTTGTCGGCGTTATGCTGATGCTGGTGGTGACGGTAGTACTTGCTGCAGTGGTTAGTAGCTACGGAAGTGGAATTTCAGGAGATATGAAAAGCAAAGCACCAACAGCGACATTTAAGGTTAGGGTTGCAAGGGATGTACCCTCAGGGATGCCAGGTTATGTTGTTAGTTACGTAGAAATCAAACAGACAGGGGGCGATCCGATACCGACAGATCAGCTGAAAATAGTCACCATAAATCCAGATGCCTATGGAAGCAAGAAAATTATGGAAGTTTTGCCAAAGAGTGGTAACACACACTATTACACCAACTGGGGTGGTTGGAAGAATGGAACTTCACCTTATCTGAATGATGTATCCAAGGGCTATTTTGGCAACAATCCAGCGGTTGATTTTGGGAATTACACCATAGCGAGTGGCCTGACAATGACTGCAGACTGGTATAACAATTACCCGCAAGCAAAGTGGAATGCGACTCTGGGAAGTTATGAGTTAAATAAAGCCATCGATGCCAATGCCGGAAATGTTACAGGATTTTGTGCAATGTTCGCAGACTGCTGGAATGTAACTCCAGGACACTTTGTGACGGTAAAGATAGTTCACACACCCACGGGAAGTGTGATCTGGCAGAAAGATATTATGGTTGAAGGGTGA
- a CDS encoding type IV pilin: protein MNNKGVSPVIGVMLMLVATVILAAIVSSYSGTFAPEEKTPTASFSAEASYNKGYIKLDHISGDPIYKSAIKIRVETSRPATSGYVNMSNVSFTPDPTYLKPGDTAYIYFTKSSVYGERAVFTGPDIRLSVAVGDKFRITVIDSDTGNAIWSSELILNP, encoded by the coding sequence ATGAACAACAAAGGTGTTAGTCCTGTGATTGGAGTAATGTTAATGCTTGTGGCAACAGTGATACTTGCAGCAATAGTCTCCAGCTACAGCGGAACATTTGCACCAGAAGAAAAAACTCCTACAGCATCATTTAGTGCGGAGGCATCCTACAACAAGGGATACATAAAATTGGACCACATTAGTGGGGATCCAATATATAAATCAGCTATAAAGATAAGAGTTGAAACAAGCAGACCTGCAACTTCCGGATACGTGAATATGAGTAACGTGTCATTCACGCCCGATCCAACTTATCTGAAACCGGGAGATACTGCCTACATTTACTTCACTAAAAGCAGTGTCTACGGAGAGAGAGCAGTATTTACAGGTCCAGATATCAGACTCTCTGTGGCCGTCGGAGACAAGTTCAGAATTACTGTGATAGATAGTGATACCGGAAACGCCATTTGGTCATCTGAATTGATATTGAATCCATGA
- a CDS encoding type IV pilin N-terminal domain-containing protein, with translation MMDKNGVSPVIGVMLMLVMTVILAAVVSSYSGSLISPQDRTWQLVISAKANTEYFIIRHEGGDPIPLSAFKISIYSTETLNTTTVDLSDLNKDGIPDAYNEIGNGNGIFESGEAIKVYWTNTTWTPQQGDKIVIELYERSGNKPITKAVTVVG, from the coding sequence ATGATGGACAAAAATGGAGTTTCACCGGTCATTGGCGTGATGTTGATGCTCGTGATGACAGTGATACTCGCCGCAGTTGTATCCTCGTACAGCGGGTCTCTGATTTCACCACAAGACAGAACGTGGCAGCTGGTGATATCAGCCAAGGCCAACACCGAGTATTTCATCATCCGCCACGAGGGCGGAGACCCGATCCCTCTTTCAGCATTCAAAATCTCAATCTACAGTACTGAAACGCTGAACACAACAACAGTTGATTTGAGCGATCTCAATAAGGACGGTATCCCTGACGCCTACAATGAAATCGGAAACGGAAACGGCATTTTTGAGAGCGGTGAGGCCATAAAGGTGTACTGGACGAACACCACGTGGACACCACAGCAGGGCGATAAGATCGTTATCGAGCTGTACGAGAGGAGTGGGAACAAGCCGATCACAAAGGCTGTAACAGTTGTTGGGTGA
- a CDS encoding type II/IV secretion system ATPase subunit — protein sequence MMERILRTFKKETEHGKLYRELLKQDYTAFFDIDYSNSLESYWLDKPFAMAAILEKEDDIVYHLLQPKLTGEEFVLIERIHRVLRDRLFLEDMAQLESRETLLFEKFVGTLEELGMGLELPSTGKIWYHLRNNFLGYERLDPILRDPYIEDISCNGYNLPVFVYHKAYGSIPTNIMYSQEELDRFVLKLSQKANSQVSLERPLVDATLPTGARVQITYRNVVSTKGSSFTVRMFSAEPITPLDLVSWNTISAEAMAFLWIAVENGRNMIIVGGTASGKTTMMNAVSFFIPTYSKIVSLEDTREIQLPHQNWLPMVTRDVHGRGKVEMFDLLKAALRQRPEYIIVGEIRGREAATLFQAMNTGHAVYSTLHAGDIESAVNRLIHDPINIPIAMFAPLDLVATLSVEYIRGKAVRRLTTLHEVWMTKRGELDYRTVFERVHGEDRLEFKGESKVLDDIGLRYGMDRKEIREELRSRAEFLRNMLEKRPVNMHHLLKIVDGYRKEFYRKLQTG from the coding sequence ATGATGGAAAGAATCCTCAGGACATTTAAGAAGGAAACGGAACACGGAAAACTCTACAGGGAGTTGCTGAAGCAGGACTATACAGCATTTTTCGACATCGATTACTCGAACTCTCTGGAGAGTTACTGGCTAGACAAGCCCTTTGCGATGGCAGCAATACTCGAAAAAGAGGACGATATCGTGTACCACCTTCTCCAGCCCAAGCTGACCGGAGAGGAGTTCGTCTTGATTGAGAGAATCCACAGAGTTTTGAGGGATAGATTGTTCCTCGAAGATATGGCTCAGCTCGAAAGCAGAGAAACCCTTTTGTTTGAAAAATTTGTGGGAACACTTGAGGAACTCGGAATGGGGCTGGAGCTGCCGTCTACGGGAAAGATATGGTATCACCTCAGAAACAATTTCTTAGGGTATGAAAGGCTTGATCCAATTCTGAGAGATCCCTATATAGAGGACATTTCGTGTAACGGATATAATCTTCCGGTTTTTGTCTATCACAAGGCTTACGGAAGCATACCAACCAACATAATGTACTCTCAGGAAGAGCTCGATAGATTCGTCTTGAAGCTATCCCAGAAAGCGAACTCACAGGTATCACTTGAAAGGCCGCTCGTGGATGCAACACTACCGACCGGTGCGAGGGTTCAGATAACCTACAGGAATGTCGTTAGCACGAAGGGCTCGTCTTTCACTGTCAGGATGTTCAGCGCCGAACCTATCACACCTCTCGACCTCGTATCGTGGAACACAATCAGCGCTGAAGCGATGGCCTTTCTATGGATTGCCGTTGAGAATGGGAGGAACATGATTATTGTTGGTGGAACTGCGAGCGGGAAAACCACTATGATGAATGCTGTATCATTTTTTATTCCGACATACTCAAAGATAGTTTCGCTTGAGGACACGAGGGAGATACAGCTTCCTCATCAGAACTGGTTACCAATGGTCACAAGAGATGTTCACGGGAGAGGGAAGGTTGAGATGTTCGATCTGCTGAAGGCTGCATTGAGGCAGAGGCCTGAATACATAATAGTGGGGGAGATAAGGGGTAGAGAAGCTGCGACACTCTTTCAGGCGATGAACACCGGGCATGCTGTGTACTCAACACTCCACGCAGGTGACATCGAGTCTGCTGTAAACAGACTCATTCACGATCCGATAAACATCCCCATTGCAATGTTCGCTCCGCTGGACCTTGTTGCAACGCTGAGCGTTGAATACATTAGGGGAAAGGCTGTGAGAAGGCTGACGACCCTCCATGAGGTCTGGATGACGAAAAGGGGTGAGCTCGATTACAGGACAGTTTTCGAACGCGTGCACGGAGAAGACAGGTTGGAATTTAAAGGCGAGTCGAAGGTACTTGATGATATCGGCCTGAGGTACGGAATGGATCGCAAGGAAATACGGGAGGAACTTCGGAGCCGGGCCGAATTTCTGAGAAACATGCTTGAAAAGAGGCCAGTCAATATGCACCATCTACTGAAGATCGTTGATGGGTACAGGAAGGAGTTTTACAGGAAATTGCAGACCGGGTAG
- a CDS encoding type II secretion system F family protein: protein MPYLLPVARKEMGKVLRGAMLKYTPDEFSNYVILSSIVFSAGGVFVQRFLSFPFHNLFWPLSFFTLGYVLALAYPFTKMRGRRAQIDLKLPHALTYMQSMSESIPLYEIVKKVVVEKELYGEVSEEFSFVVRDVELLGMSIVEAMNKLAQETPSENLRELLEGLVITFETGGSLREFFSSKSLQFRERANKRLEVHLKTLEILAEVFVVVFVALPIFLIIMISSMNLLGKSAGPELYYTMYLFLPIGALSLIYVIDLMNVKEDLGLTRVERKRFNYSPDLLMEGAEIEDVSEKMALSNILTAPFVAVKRNYYNSLYFSTLLAVLALFAVRGVRFVFPETIFAVTIAVFCIPLLVAFEYRAWYVRRVEKEIPDLLRQMLSLKDVGMTLQNVIDVIKDSKIGVLKRELRILDAEIEWGATVVEAFIEFVNRVGVSSIRRVISLIIEASQITEELRDVLLISIEDFEHELKLKSDRFVTGFAYLVVVYVSFFTFLYVGYSLNTSFLASFSNFNVSVDVRSSSEIMYRVSIMLAIFSGILAGQLEKGHILSGLKHLFVFLLSTIILFEFILGGGWCGF, encoded by the coding sequence GTGCCTTACCTTCTACCGGTAGCCAGAAAAGAGATGGGAAAAGTTTTGAGGGGGGCTATGTTGAAGTATACACCCGATGAGTTCTCGAACTACGTTATACTGAGCTCTATAGTTTTTTCTGCTGGTGGTGTTTTCGTTCAACGTTTCCTGTCTTTTCCTTTCCACAACCTTTTCTGGCCTTTATCATTTTTCACCCTCGGTTATGTTCTTGCACTCGCATATCCATTTACGAAGATGAGGGGGAGGAGAGCGCAGATAGATCTGAAATTGCCCCACGCCCTAACATATATGCAATCCATGAGTGAGTCGATTCCGCTGTACGAAATTGTAAAAAAAGTTGTTGTGGAAAAAGAACTTTATGGGGAAGTATCGGAGGAGTTCAGCTTTGTGGTCAGAGATGTGGAACTGCTCGGTATGAGCATTGTGGAGGCTATGAATAAACTCGCTCAGGAAACGCCATCCGAAAATCTCAGGGAGCTCCTTGAAGGACTCGTGATCACTTTTGAGACCGGTGGAAGCCTGAGAGAGTTCTTTTCATCCAAATCCTTGCAGTTCAGGGAGAGAGCAAACAAGAGATTGGAGGTGCACCTGAAAACTCTCGAGATTCTTGCAGAAGTTTTCGTAGTCGTTTTTGTCGCTCTCCCGATATTCTTGATTATAATGATTTCCTCTATGAACTTGCTCGGGAAGTCCGCCGGTCCCGAACTTTACTACACGATGTACCTCTTTCTCCCGATCGGTGCCCTGTCTCTGATATATGTGATAGATCTCATGAACGTAAAGGAGGATCTCGGCCTTACAAGGGTCGAAAGAAAAAGATTCAATTACTCCCCAGACCTGCTGATGGAAGGTGCAGAGATAGAAGATGTGAGCGAGAAAATGGCGTTATCCAATATTCTGACGGCCCCGTTCGTGGCCGTAAAGAGGAATTACTACAACTCTCTTTATTTCAGTACACTCCTTGCGGTTCTGGCACTTTTCGCCGTAAGGGGGGTTCGGTTTGTCTTTCCCGAGACTATCTTCGCTGTAACGATAGCAGTCTTCTGCATTCCACTGCTTGTCGCCTTTGAATATCGTGCGTGGTACGTAAGAAGGGTGGAAAAGGAGATTCCAGATCTTCTGAGGCAGATGCTCAGCCTGAAGGACGTTGGAATGACACTTCAGAACGTCATTGACGTCATAAAGGACTCGAAAATCGGAGTTTTGAAAAGGGAATTGCGGATTCTCGATGCGGAGATAGAATGGGGGGCTACCGTAGTTGAGGCGTTTATCGAGTTCGTAAACAGGGTCGGAGTTTCCAGCATAAGAAGGGTCATCTCCCTAATAATAGAGGCAAGTCAGATCACAGAAGAGCTTAGGGACGTGCTGCTGATCTCCATAGAGGATTTTGAGCACGAACTGAAACTAAAAAGCGATAGATTCGTTACAGGCTTTGCGTATCTCGTCGTTGTGTACGTTTCCTTCTTCACGTTCCTTTACGTAGGGTATTCTCTCAACACATCATTTCTTGCCAGCTTTTCCAATTTCAACGTCTCCGTGGATGTACGCAGCTCATCGGAGATTATGTACAGAGTATCCATCATGCTCGCCATATTTTCCGGAATACTTGCCGGGCAACT